CGAAGCGCGTCTAACACGAAATCATTCGATCGTCAGACTCACGCCGTTTCGGGCACCGGAAACCCGCGACTGCCGTGGTCCGGTCCAtcggttatattttatttacccgTTCGCACACGCTCTTCCGACGAGACAATCGCCGAAAAAAGTCAGTCGCGTCGACGGCCCGCCGTCCGGTAATCGTTTTCGTTTCGCCGTTTTCCGATTTTTTTCGTTCGCCGCGATCATGGCTGTCAACGGTACCGACGCCAACAAGGTGACCGTCGTTCTGGGCGCCCAGTGGGGCGACGAGGGCAAAGGCAAGGTGGTCGATATGTTAGCCACCGACGCGGACCTCGTGTGCAGGTGTCAGGTGAGCAAAAGCCGTGTGCACGttactatgatatatatatatatatatatatatatgggtacTGTGTAAGACGACCAAACCGCCGCCGAAcgtgatgtatattttttttttttaccaaccaTTTTGTGTCACTAGGCCGCGTGAGATTTTGACGGCCGTCCCACTGCGAtcgcaacaacaacaataataataataataactttcaaGGTTGCTGGTGCGCGGCAGACGgctctatatttttattattatctacattttatcattttacctTCGCGACCATAAGGTCAACGCGCAGTGTTCATCTTTTGCATTCGCACACAGAAACGAGAGAGGCATTAcacatcaaaaaatatatttaaataaaaatcctcCGCACAGTGCCAAAATGATTTCGAATTTTTTCCATCTCCAACACGTCTTTTGGCcttcttttcttttttgatatttttcacgTCATTGCATGCCACCCAAcctaggttttatttttatattatttttcttctccTTCGttgaaaaatgatatatatattttttttttatgcaagaCCTGGTCGTCTTGGCTTAAACACTGTGCGATGGCAATGCGTTTTATTACTTCCaacacaaatacaataaaatgttatgtaggCCGAATTTACTGTCTTTGAATTACACTGACAACCAAccactattaaaaattgtctttCTCTTTTCCTCAGGTTGCAACACAttctcacattttttttttttcgttcattatgtttattataaacatcttATCGacgattatatttaacatcaaagttaaactattattattttgcaacaTAAATGCATTGAGTTATTGTAATACTACGTGTAATAACAGTATCACATAATATCTAATTGAggttaatttcttattaagtgttaagtttttattttagggaGGAAACAATGCAGGCCATACTGTTGTTGTGGATAATAAGGAATTTGATTTCCACTTATTGCCTAGTGGAATTATAAATCCAAATTGCAAATCTGTTATTGGTAagatatattcttttataattgtttcttGTAAGTTAGGTAGTAGATACATACTTGagaactataatatacctactataagtAAATAAGACTTAAACTAAAGTATCCAccaatctaaatataataaaaagaataataaacgtatttaGTACACGGAAGCATTATTTAGCACAGAAATATTCTATACAAAGTCtttataaatctttatatctttatattttataatgataaaaaaaaagaagctaaataagtaaatactacTAAAAGATAAATGGACTGTACTTGCTTTGCTCAATTCATCATAAACCagtgttacatttttattatcataaatttgttagtaatgataattttttatcgaaaagATATATGaatcattcattattttagttgaaaattaaCCGTTAGTTTATTTGTCATTTACTTAACAAATGTTGGACATTTTCCAATTTTATGACATTTGTTTATTAGTACAATCTGTGTAATACTTTTTGTAAAACGGCGAGAAACACTTTTAGTtcatttcttttataattgtaattatctgGGTAATAATAACTTAGTAATTTAACATAGTGAAACTTTTATTCACTTGTATCTATAGCCAACTAACAATAACTGtctgaattataaatttcattattttatattaatttatataattttaacataaaataaatattttgtgtgttcaaaatataataggtaatggAGTTGTTATCCATCTCCCAGGATTATTCGATGAGTgcagtaaaaatgaaaaaaaagggTTATTGGACTGGAAGAAACGATTGTTGATTTCTGATCGTGCTCATCTTGTGTTTGATTTCCATCAGGTAGCCCGAAtacattaacttttatttaaactaatatgtatatattatttataaaaagaaagatTTAGGGACATGCaaatacagaataaaataaaaatagtaatttttatttatttaaagtaattgaaattataatagtagataTACTTAtagagttataaatattaatgataggtactttttatattaatctagctttatttaatattttaatttgattttaaaatacacttgATTATACTGAttctataacataatttatatttatatccatagtatattaatacttaaaaccaCAGAAATAAtgacattgttattattatgtcattatttttagtcCTTTATTAACTGTTAAGAGGATGCCAGCGTAGTATTTGTTATCTCTCTCTAACCCACGCTCAACATAGAAAATCGTATGTTCACAAAAATGACtaaaaccatattaatttctcaaattagagtgaaatgaCGTATTATAGAATTCaaagttaagaatattatctagggcatctcataaacgttttattatattatttttttattttaaagcgagttatgagtgttttaaaattgtaaattgtttatacatctTCAAAATCTCTtaacttgttttaaaataaaaatgatataacaaAACGCTTATGAGATGccctaaataatgtttttaacttaaaattctttaatagGTCATTTCAATCTAATTTGAGAGACTAATATGGTTATAGTCATTTTTGTGAACGTAAAATTTGGTATATTGCGCGTGGGTTAGAGAGATAACAAATACTACGCTGGCATcctcttaattataacttacttaTTAATGGACATAgttatgcaatttttaaacttatatgaATTACatgtaattaatgttttgtttataagaagtaatacctacataacttgtattcatataattactacatttatgacttattttattatgccattagaatattttgtatttgtatgtgTCTGGTACCaactaaattgttatattgcaTGTTTTCATAATGACAATTGTTTATAAAGATTTTTGCTCCATGTTgagtatgaatattaaattcttattctatgtaaattattaaagctatgatcgtaatattttaagtaatattaagtaaacaaGTCCATGAACTTCAAATAacctatataacttaaaatatttagacaagGTTAAAGGGTCATTTTATCTTGcactaattttatatcatgattatgaatgtatttatttatatattttttaaatatagcaaGTGGATGGGCTCCAAGAAATGGAAAAGGGTAAAAAGTCTTTGGGAACTACGAAAAAAGGTATTGGGCCAACTTATGCTTCTAAGGCTACTAGAAATGGTCTAAGATTAGCAGATTTACTTGGAGATTTCAACATGTTTAAAGAAAAGTTAGTTCATTTTCTGattagttgaaaattaaacaatacataaGGCTttgtaatagttaatttttaagtatatataaatccatatttaataaaataaatgaattttttttttttgcaagttataatgtaaaactaaattacaAACTGCAGTTataggttaatttttttacacttatttataaattttattatgttatgtgtacccatataaatatgttattaatgttgactaaaattattggtaatattggtcaaaacaatttgataaatatccatatgtatcataataatgattaccTATTACAAGTCCTTActttttgtattgaaaatttaaatcttgtatttttattaatattaatttaagctatctattatgaaattaaatttattttgatataattatattaatagcattataattatatttatattttaaggttttacAATCTGGTTGATATACATAAACGAATGTTTCCATTACTAGAAGTTGATACAGAAGAAGAACTAaagaaatatgaatattatgctAATGAACTAAGACCATTAGTAGTGGAAACTGTTGGATATTTACATTCCGCATTAAAAGAAGGAAAACGAATTTTGGTGGAAGGTGCCAATGCAGCGATGTTAGATATTGATTTtggtaaaatcattaatttataaaatatttgtttgataatcAGTTAATgactaaagtatttaaatggttttgaaaactatgtaggtacatatccATATGTAACATCGTCAAATTGTAGTATTGGTGGTGTTTGTACTGGTCTTGGTTTACCTCCTTCAAGAATTGGTGATGTTATAGGAGTTGTCAAAGCATATACTACAAGAGTTGGCGATGGACCGTTCCCAACAGAGTTATTTGATGTAAGtatttgttgttatatataaaatattaaatcatgtacgaagaatatttttacttctacttaatttgttttatttaatatagttcttAAACTATTCTACATCTAAATtacttaacaaatattaaaatgtttaataattattactattactataattcaatttcaaagtattctgttattttaatttaatttaattttactataatatttaaaacatgtattaattacatagtatttaaattatgatattagtttgtattttaaaataaaaatagtttgttaaatgtttttgaattcgtTTAGGATGTTGGCGACAAGCTACAGACGATTGGAAATGAAATTGGTGTTACAACTAAGCGCAAGCGTCGTTGTGGATGGTTGGATATACCACTTCTAAAATATACTTCGATGGTCAATGGATATACTAAGTaagaattttttacatataaactaTGGCAATTTGTTAATCAcagtattgtttaaaaacatataatagcaataacagATTAGTTAATTTGTCATCATTAagataaactaatatattatatcatagcaTGTTAACTTTTTTCggcgataatttaaaaaattctttaataatgcgcattatttaatttaagataacagtattatattaaataattagtttttggttaacaaacaattttatcataagtaaaaactaataaggtatagtttatatttcaaatcaaCTCATGAATTatcaagttaaataaaaacttatcatttataatcaatggcatatttttattatctttttttgttaatattaaacaatattaacatcaatttaaaaagtaaagttACAATTTAGTTATGATATTCAACTTAATCTCAATTATTTGTGTAAcccaaccaaaaaaaaaaataataattatgttaatttcttAACCTTctggttaaaataatttaacaacaatgttaatttatttaacattaaataattaataattatactaatttttcagAATTTGTTTGACCAAACTTGACATATTAGATACTTTTGATGAAGTAAAAATTGGAGTGGAATATCAGTTGAATGGAAAGGCGCTCAATTATTATCCGTCCAGTTTATTTGAACTTTCATCTGTTGAAGTatgtttaaattcataataattgttattttaattatgcaatgtgatcataaatttaattgtttaggttaaatatttaactttgccTGGTTGGAAAACTAATATTAGTGGCATAAGGCACTTCAATGACCTACCAGAAAATGCAAGaaaatttgtgtatattatcacAGAACTCCTTGATGTACCaggtaattaaaacaatatttaattttttaattttttctctaatgtttatttgactattttaattacatattatttgtcaaacatataaaattaaaattatttacaaaagtaATGAGAGTTatgaaattagaatattaagtggtagtatatttaaaaattaatttaagaaattatttaaatatattttaacaaaataactatttttataaaagaacattattataagtaatatcaatttgttttttttaatgaggcAAAGTTACttacaaaatgttattgtactatattatattataattttatttgtttcatagtaaaaatatatatttatattttattagtagttaatattaatacaattataaattaaaatatacatgtatatattgttatttttttttcagttaaatgGGTTGGAGTTGGTCAAGGAAGAGAATCAATGATTAATGTTGATAAttgatcttttttttctttttttaaatattcactgAATAAGCTTAATTTTATCAAGTTATTACTCAAGTTGGTAAATGTTAAggcacaaattatattttttatgctctTAAATTTCAACTGttgaattttatacaattaaaata
This genomic stretch from Rhopalosiphum maidis isolate BTI-1 chromosome 3, ASM367621v3, whole genome shotgun sequence harbors:
- the LOC113556453 gene encoding adenylosuccinate synthetase, translated to MAVNGTDANKVTVVLGAQWGDEGKGKVVDMLATDADLVCRCQGGNNAGHTVVVDNKEFDFHLLPSGIINPNCKSVIGNGVVIHLPGLFDECSKNEKKGLLDWKKRLLISDRAHLVFDFHQQVDGLQEMEKGKKSLGTTKKGIGPTYASKATRNGLRLADLLGDFNMFKEKFYNLVDIHKRMFPLLEVDTEEELKKYEYYANELRPLVVETVGYLHSALKEGKRILVEGANAAMLDIDFGTYPYVTSSNCSIGGVCTGLGLPPSRIGDVIGVVKAYTTRVGDGPFPTELFDDVGDKLQTIGNEIGVTTKRKRRCGWLDIPLLKYTSMVNGYTKICLTKLDILDTFDEVKIGVEYQLNGKALNYYPSSLFELSSVEVKYLTLPGWKTNISGIRHFNDLPENARKFVYIITELLDVPVKWVGVGQGRESMINVDN